A genomic window from Streptomyces sp. NBC_01429 includes:
- a CDS encoding sensor histidine kinase: protein MDAGCASPPARHSLSGAALLAFVVLLARYGTAQQVKGFEITRGSAASSAGASSGDTSGAGTSGGGEAHWGRTRPTVPDGTLPPQVRGDDDVAMIRQIDQSVQAVQDTALRQMVLWSAVGLIGMALLAGLLGWWLAGRALGPVAAMTDTTRRISEHNLHQRLALTGPDGELHRLADTFDTMLDRLEKSFESQRRFVSNASHELRTPLAVQRTSLEVGLADPLPDGLAEVREDLLAANREAEQLISALLVLARSDRGLEETDTVDLPAVARLVAAELAPRAEEGEVDVDVTVTADRPLKVLGDPVLLRHLLTNLVRNAIQYNHPGGQVRVRLEGHTLTVTNTGPPVPADRVPDLFEPFRRLAQDRVSTTGHGLGLAIVRSIAEAHGTQATAEPGRRGGLKVTVRFP from the coding sequence GTGGATGCCGGGTGCGCGTCCCCACCTGCGCGCCACTCACTGTCCGGCGCGGCGCTGCTGGCCTTCGTCGTGCTGCTCGCGCGGTACGGAACGGCCCAGCAGGTCAAGGGATTCGAGATCACTCGGGGCAGCGCTGCGTCGAGCGCGGGTGCGTCGAGTGGCGACACGTCGGGCGCCGGTACGTCGGGCGGCGGCGAGGCCCACTGGGGGCGCACGCGCCCCACGGTCCCCGACGGAACGCTTCCGCCGCAGGTCAGAGGCGACGACGACGTCGCCATGATCCGGCAGATCGACCAGAGCGTCCAGGCCGTGCAGGACACCGCTCTGCGGCAGATGGTCCTCTGGTCGGCCGTCGGACTGATCGGCATGGCGCTGCTGGCCGGACTCCTCGGCTGGTGGCTGGCCGGGCGAGCACTCGGGCCGGTCGCCGCGATGACGGACACCACCCGCCGGATCAGCGAACACAACCTGCACCAGCGGCTGGCGCTCACCGGCCCTGACGGCGAACTCCACCGCCTCGCCGACACCTTCGACACCATGCTCGACCGGCTGGAGAAGTCGTTCGAGAGCCAGCGGCGCTTCGTCTCCAACGCCTCCCACGAGCTGAGGACCCCCCTCGCGGTCCAGCGCACCAGCCTGGAGGTCGGCCTCGCCGACCCTCTCCCGGACGGCCTCGCCGAGGTGCGCGAGGACCTGCTCGCCGCCAACCGCGAGGCCGAGCAGCTGATCAGCGCGCTGCTGGTGCTGGCACGCAGCGACCGAGGGCTGGAGGAGACGGATACCGTGGACCTGCCGGCCGTTGCCCGGCTCGTGGCGGCCGAGCTGGCTCCTCGGGCCGAGGAGGGGGAGGTGGACGTCGACGTGACGGTGACGGCCGACCGGCCGCTGAAGGTCCTCGGCGATCCCGTACTGCTGCGCCACCTGCTGACCAACCTCGTCCGCAACGCCATCCAGTACAACCACCCCGGCGGTCAGGTCCGGGTACGGCTCGAAGGCCACACGCTGACCGTCACCAACACCGGGCCCCCGGTACCCGCCGACCGGGTACCGGACCTGTTCGAACCGTTCCGCCGCCTGGCCCAGGACCGCGTCTCCACCACGGGCCACGGCCTCGGCCTCGCCATTGTCCGCTCCATCGCCGAGGCCCACGGCACACAGGCAACGGCCGAACCCGGCCGGCGGGGCGGCCTGAAGGTTACGGTCCGCTTCCCTTGA
- a CDS encoding C40 family peptidase, with translation MSGRVLRAACARAAVLTAAVVLAGVPLAPYATAEPTPPEAATATASEPDPEPEPDPDLDPDPALASAPEPGGAPETTATTSVSGLLSRLQLLYQETEEATETYNATAVALARQRAETKKLTADLERARKALTLSRSDAGELARAQYRGQSQLSDYLRLLLAHDPLSAMDESYLMERAARERAASLTRLTGGEKRAAALTEAARTALDQQQALATKQKKQRDMVTSRLREVEKLLASLSGAQIAAVTALERDGTDRAQRELIDSGALGAPGTPGAPGASGAPGAPATGARSAAPSAAGSAALEYAVAQIGKPYEWGAEGPDSFDCSGLTSRAWARAGHTIPRTSQEQWNELPRVSLRELRPGDLVVYFPKATHVAIYLGDGLVIQAPRPGSHVKVSPIAANPLLGAVRPDPAAAALDPAAYEPPELPRGATDGSDTGNNEEG, from the coding sequence ATGTCAGGCAGAGTGCTGCGGGCCGCCTGTGCCAGGGCGGCGGTGCTGACCGCCGCAGTCGTCCTCGCCGGGGTGCCGCTCGCTCCGTACGCCACCGCGGAGCCCACCCCGCCCGAGGCCGCGACCGCAACCGCGTCCGAGCCGGATCCCGAGCCCGAGCCGGATCCCGACCTCGACCCCGACCCCGCTCTCGCGTCCGCGCCCGAGCCGGGGGGCGCGCCCGAGACCACGGCCACCACCAGCGTCTCCGGCCTGCTGTCCCGCCTCCAGCTCCTCTACCAGGAGACCGAGGAGGCCACCGAGACGTACAACGCCACCGCCGTCGCCCTCGCCCGGCAGCGCGCCGAGACCAAGAAGCTGACCGCCGACCTCGAACGGGCGCGCAAAGCGCTCACCCTCAGCCGGAGCGACGCCGGGGAGCTGGCGCGCGCGCAGTACCGGGGGCAGTCGCAACTCTCCGACTATCTGCGGCTGCTGCTCGCCCACGACCCGCTGAGCGCCATGGACGAGAGCTATCTGATGGAGCGCGCGGCGCGCGAGCGGGCGGCCTCGCTGACCCGGCTGACGGGCGGCGAGAAGCGCGCCGCCGCCCTGACGGAGGCGGCCCGCACGGCGCTCGACCAGCAGCAGGCCCTCGCCACGAAGCAGAAGAAGCAGCGCGACATGGTCACCTCCCGGCTCCGGGAGGTCGAGAAGCTGCTCGCCTCCCTCAGCGGTGCGCAGATCGCGGCGGTGACCGCGCTGGAGCGGGACGGTACGGACAGGGCCCAGCGCGAACTGATCGACTCCGGAGCCCTCGGCGCACCCGGTACGCCGGGCGCACCCGGTGCGTCAGGCGCGCCCGGCGCGCCCGCGACCGGCGCGCGGAGCGCCGCCCCCTCGGCCGCCGGCTCCGCCGCCCTCGAATACGCCGTCGCGCAGATCGGCAAGCCGTACGAGTGGGGCGCCGAGGGCCCCGACTCGTTCGACTGCTCCGGGCTCACCTCGCGTGCGTGGGCGCGCGCCGGCCACACCATTCCCCGTACCAGCCAGGAGCAGTGGAACGAACTCCCCCGCGTCTCGCTGCGCGAGCTGCGCCCCGGCGATCTGGTCGTCTACTTCCCGAAGGCCACGCACGTCGCGATCTACCTCGGTGACGGCCTGGTGATCCAGGCGCCCCGGCCCGGCAGCCACGTCAAGGTCTCCCCCATCGCGGCCAACCCCCTGCTGGGCGCCGTACGGCCGGACCCGGCGGCCGCCGCCCTGGACCCGGCCGCGTACGAGCCGCCCGAGCTGCCCCGGGGCGCCACGGACGGCTCGGACACCGGCAACAACGAGGAAGGCTGA
- a CDS encoding styrene monooxygenase/indole monooxygenase family protein — protein MRKILIVGAGQSGLQLALGLQSHGYGVTLMANRTADEIRSGRVMSTQCMFRTALQHERDLKLGFWESQAPRIEGVGISVAAPDSTRAVDWVGRLDGYAQSVDQRVKMAGWMDTFAQRGGRLVIHGAAVSDLDYFSRTYDLVLVSAGKGELVEMFARDPARSPYAAPQRSLAVAYVHGMAPRPEHPHLDAIRCNLVPGVGEMFVMPALTTSGRADILFWEGVPGGPLDVFRGVRDPAEHLSLTLELMERFTPWEYARATKVELTDAGATLSGRYTPTVRKPVGRLPGGGLVLGVADVVVANDPVTGQGSNSAAKCAAAYLAAILDRGDRPFDEAWMRSAFDRYWHTAQHATKWTNAMLAATPPRHVLDLLGAAGRLQPVADRIANGFDNPGDFENYFFEPERAAAYLAEVAATA, from the coding sequence ATGCGGAAGATACTCATCGTCGGAGCAGGCCAGTCCGGGCTTCAGCTCGCCCTGGGACTCCAGTCGCACGGGTACGGGGTCACGCTGATGGCCAACCGCACGGCGGACGAGATCCGGTCCGGGCGGGTGATGTCCACACAGTGCATGTTCCGCACCGCGCTCCAGCACGAACGCGACCTCAAGCTGGGCTTCTGGGAGTCCCAGGCGCCGCGCATAGAAGGCGTGGGCATCTCCGTGGCCGCGCCCGACTCGACGCGCGCCGTCGACTGGGTGGGCAGGCTGGACGGCTACGCCCAGTCCGTCGACCAGCGCGTCAAGATGGCCGGCTGGATGGACACGTTCGCGCAGCGCGGCGGCCGACTGGTGATCCACGGCGCCGCCGTCTCCGACCTGGACTACTTCTCCCGTACGTACGACCTGGTGCTGGTCTCGGCGGGCAAGGGCGAACTGGTCGAGATGTTCGCCCGCGACCCCGCCCGCTCGCCGTACGCCGCCCCGCAGCGGTCCCTCGCCGTCGCGTACGTGCACGGCATGGCCCCGCGCCCCGAGCACCCGCACCTCGACGCCATACGGTGCAATCTGGTGCCGGGCGTCGGCGAGATGTTCGTGATGCCGGCCCTCACCACCTCCGGCCGCGCGGACATCCTCTTCTGGGAGGGCGTACCCGGCGGTCCGCTCGATGTCTTCCGGGGCGTCAGGGACCCCGCCGAGCATCTGTCGCTCACGCTGGAACTGATGGAGCGCTTCACGCCCTGGGAATACGCGCGCGCCACGAAGGTCGAGCTGACGGACGCGGGCGCGACCCTGTCCGGGCGGTACACGCCGACCGTACGCAAGCCGGTGGGGCGGCTCCCGGGCGGCGGGCTGGTCCTCGGCGTCGCGGATGTCGTCGTGGCCAACGACCCGGTCACCGGCCAGGGCTCCAACTCGGCCGCCAAGTGCGCCGCCGCGTACCTCGCCGCCATCCTCGACCGGGGCGACCGGCCCTTCGACGAGGCGTGGATGCGCTCGGCGTTCGACCGCTACTGGCACACGGCGCAGCACGCCACCAAGTGGACGAACGCGATGCTCGCCGCCACGCCGCCCCGGCATGTCCTGGACCTGCTCGGCGCGGCCGGGCGGCTCCAGCCGGTCGCCGACCGGATCGCCAACGGCTTCGACAATCCGGGCGACTTCGAGAACTACTTCTTCGAACCGGAGCGGGCGGCGGCCTACTTGGCGGAGGTGGCGGCCACGGCCTGA
- a CDS encoding GTP-binding protein: MWPPAEPEEELKPWQKDRTRAPIATKIVVAGGFGVGKTTFVGAVSEIPPLQTEAMMTEASADTDDLSATPDKITTTVAMDYGRITLDDDLVLYIFGTPGQQRFWFMWDDLVRGAIGAVVLADTRRLPDCFPALDYFESCGLPYVVAVNHFDGTPAFGPEDVRDALTIPPEIPVLIMDARQKIAAVESLLTLVRHALDVTPE, encoded by the coding sequence ATATGGCCCCCGGCCGAGCCCGAAGAGGAGCTGAAGCCCTGGCAGAAGGACCGCACACGCGCGCCCATCGCCACCAAGATCGTGGTCGCGGGCGGCTTCGGCGTCGGCAAGACGACCTTCGTCGGGGCGGTCTCCGAGATCCCGCCGCTCCAGACCGAGGCCATGATGACCGAGGCGAGCGCGGACACCGACGACCTGAGCGCGACCCCGGACAAGATCACCACGACCGTGGCGATGGACTACGGCCGGATCACCCTCGACGACGACCTCGTGCTGTACATCTTCGGCACCCCGGGCCAGCAGCGTTTCTGGTTCATGTGGGACGACCTGGTGCGCGGTGCGATCGGGGCGGTCGTCCTCGCCGACACCCGGCGGCTGCCGGACTGCTTCCCCGCGCTCGACTACTTCGAGAGCTGCGGACTGCCGTACGTGGTCGCCGTCAACCACTTCGACGGCACCCCCGCGTTCGGGCCGGAGGACGTACGGGACGCCCTGACGATCCCGCCGGAGATACCGGTGCTGATCATGGACGCGCGGCAGAAGATCGCGGCCGTCGAGTCGCTGCTCACGCTGGTGCGGCACGCCCTCGACGTCACCCCCGAGTAG
- a CDS encoding DUF742 domain-containing protein: MTPAAEPVRGLPVRAADRRPARVRPYSLTGGRTRSGHVLLVETFVAALEAGEQPKELTDGGSAPRGMPEMRAIVELCRRMRTVAEVSALLKMPLGVVRVLLSDLADQGKIRVYGTGHGTGQPDHALLERVLSGLRRL; encoded by the coding sequence ATGACCCCGGCCGCCGAGCCGGTGCGCGGTCTCCCCGTACGCGCCGCCGACCGCAGGCCCGCCCGGGTCCGGCCGTACTCGCTCACCGGCGGGCGCACGCGCTCCGGCCATGTGCTGCTGGTCGAGACGTTCGTCGCCGCTCTCGAAGCCGGCGAACAGCCCAAGGAGCTGACGGACGGGGGAAGCGCGCCGCGCGGCATGCCGGAGATGCGGGCCATCGTCGAGCTGTGCCGGCGCATGCGTACCGTCGCCGAGGTCTCGGCGCTGCTCAAGATGCCGCTGGGCGTGGTCCGGGTGCTGCTCAGCGACCTGGCCGACCAGGGAAAGATCCGTGTGTACGGGACCGGTCACGGCACCGGCCAGCCCGACCACGCGCTGTTGGAAAGGGTGCTGAGTGGACTCCGCCGTCTCTGA
- a CDS encoding roadblock/LC7 domain-containing protein, with translation MTATGTFGLSSEARNLHWLLSNLVEEVPGVHAVAVVSSDGLLLLSSDPERNAEATAPPTTPREGPRGSSADLATIVSGIGSLAHGAAKVMDGGGVKQTMVAMDDGSVFVMSISDGSLLGVHATADCDMSVVAYHMALFVGRAGHLLTPELRDELRTSMESTR, from the coding sequence TTGACTGCGACCGGTACATTCGGACTGAGCAGCGAAGCCCGTAACCTGCACTGGCTGTTGAGCAACCTCGTCGAGGAGGTGCCAGGGGTCCACGCGGTGGCCGTCGTCTCGTCCGACGGACTCCTGCTGCTCTCCTCCGACCCGGAGCGGAACGCCGAGGCGACCGCGCCCCCCACCACCCCCAGAGAAGGCCCGCGCGGCTCCAGCGCCGACCTCGCGACCATCGTCTCGGGGATCGGCAGCCTCGCCCACGGCGCGGCCAAGGTGATGGACGGCGGCGGGGTCAAGCAGACCATGGTCGCCATGGACGACGGCAGCGTCTTCGTCATGTCGATCAGCGACGGCTCGCTCCTCGGCGTGCACGCCACGGCGGACTGCGACATGAGCGTGGTCGCCTACCACATGGCGCTGTTCGTCGGCCGCGCCGGACATCTGCTCACCCCCGAACTGCGCGACGAGTTGCGTACATCGATGGAGAGCACCCGATGA
- a CDS encoding nitrate- and nitrite sensing domain-containing protein, with product MQKKRPRGNGSTQNGSPGEAGEAVKTPAGSGGAAAPGKGTGRTGEGTARPEEGKGRRARVRNRLVLGVALVGVTVVAAGAPAILRASEDLNDAQNLANLAALDQQAITLSQSLADERDEVVVYIAAGRDEQPADSSGSGDTAGGKGDKGTYEITKTRSARVDRQIEEIRAVSAASPGLLRDLGTVPSIRRTALTGKGSALEAYRAYSEVIAKLQALADQLAERTPADAADSTRAPAALGRAVEQASATRGLLLAALAVPQPTDATPTYDSITGLPVESRDDADKKKYDQLRDELSAEAQKSRVRELAALADFDQTANATARESLTATVTGPEVKTAEAFLTRLTDRPELSESDRKADPEKVESALSSRIDQMRGVESGLGSSQVERLEKLRDDEVTALELSIALLGGCLVIAVGVSTAVARTLTRPLAVVRIGAARIATAPATEEPIRFTGRNDEFAQVVRSLNLLHGQLLDLSSRAEELSGDRTDLIGAREKVAGQRAELQERTSELAAQLQRLRHTVHHTFVNLSLRNLGLVERQLGVIEGLEDREQDPERLATLFKLDHLATVMRRHSENLLVLAGHEHGHGSTGPVPLVDVLRAAVSEIERYERVTIQSLPSHSQVAGFAADDLSHLVAELLENATSFSPPDAEVQLSGWMLESGEVVLSVQDQGIGMSAERLAHLNARLAEPESPEVYEKLPRDARTQAYGDGAGGAPRGALGPGAAEGEGLGLRVAALLAARHSVRVELREHQQGGVAAVVVLPPALLPTAPPPAVPHQARPAGAAPVISLPGSAAEANSNALPGRPDVDPMVVAAEAAILKAEAEAAQAEAAVVLPTPAAAPAPTSAPEPDRHDRAADGEPETTGTDQDTFVMRLPAEPVEADEPGEPAQEADEPGESPAGERITDKGLPKRTPRIVKPTEAPSGRTGSVDAEALRRRLGGFHKGAIEGRRDVEAELTERDEADVRDEADGADVREESGRRDEQDGPDDRDQRYQRDQREDDQREDTDPPGRTAPPRRSELDTGETGETVEEARS from the coding sequence GTGCAGAAGAAGCGGCCTCGGGGCAATGGCAGCACACAGAACGGATCCCCGGGTGAGGCCGGTGAAGCGGTGAAGACGCCGGCCGGCTCCGGCGGCGCCGCCGCGCCCGGGAAGGGCACGGGACGCACCGGGGAGGGCACGGCGCGCCCCGAGGAAGGCAAGGGACGCCGGGCCCGGGTACGCAACCGGCTCGTCCTGGGGGTCGCCCTCGTCGGCGTCACCGTCGTCGCGGCCGGAGCGCCCGCGATCCTGCGCGCCTCCGAGGACCTCAACGACGCCCAGAACCTGGCCAACCTCGCCGCGCTCGACCAGCAGGCCATCACGCTCTCCCAGTCCCTCGCGGACGAACGCGACGAGGTCGTCGTCTACATCGCGGCGGGCCGCGACGAGCAGCCCGCCGACTCGTCCGGCTCCGGCGACACCGCCGGAGGAAAGGGCGACAAGGGCACGTACGAGATCACCAAGACCCGAAGCGCCCGCGTGGACCGGCAGATCGAGGAGATCCGCGCCGTCTCCGCCGCCTCGCCCGGTCTGCTGCGCGACCTCGGCACCGTTCCCTCCATCCGCCGTACCGCCCTCACCGGCAAGGGCTCCGCGCTGGAGGCGTACCGCGCCTACTCCGAGGTCATCGCCAAGCTCCAGGCCCTCGCCGACCAGCTCGCCGAGAGGACCCCGGCCGACGCCGCCGACAGCACCCGCGCGCCCGCCGCGCTCGGCCGCGCCGTCGAGCAGGCGTCCGCCACCCGGGGTCTGCTGCTCGCCGCGCTCGCCGTACCGCAGCCCACCGACGCCACGCCCACGTACGACTCGATCACGGGCCTGCCCGTCGAGTCGCGGGACGACGCGGACAAGAAGAAGTACGACCAGCTCCGCGACGAACTCAGCGCCGAGGCCCAGAAGTCCCGGGTCCGCGAACTCGCGGCCCTCGCCGACTTCGACCAGACCGCGAACGCCACCGCCCGCGAGTCCCTCACCGCCACCGTCACCGGCCCCGAGGTCAAGACCGCCGAGGCGTTCCTGACCCGGCTCACCGACCGGCCCGAGCTGTCCGAGTCCGACCGCAAGGCCGATCCGGAGAAGGTCGAGTCCGCGCTCTCCTCCCGGATCGACCAGATGCGCGGCGTCGAGTCCGGCCTCGGCTCCAGCCAGGTCGAGCGGCTGGAGAAGCTGCGCGACGACGAGGTCACCGCCCTCGAACTCAGCATCGCCCTGCTCGGCGGCTGTCTGGTGATCGCCGTCGGCGTCTCCACCGCCGTCGCCCGCACGCTCACCCGGCCGCTCGCCGTCGTACGCATCGGCGCCGCCAGGATCGCCACGGCGCCGGCGACCGAGGAGCCCATCCGCTTCACCGGCCGCAACGACGAGTTCGCGCAGGTCGTACGCTCCCTCAACCTGCTGCACGGCCAGCTGCTCGACCTCTCCTCCCGCGCCGAGGAACTGTCCGGCGACCGCACCGACCTGATCGGCGCGCGCGAGAAGGTCGCCGGGCAGCGCGCCGAACTCCAGGAGCGTACGAGCGAACTCGCCGCCCAGCTCCAGCGGCTGCGCCACACCGTCCACCACACCTTCGTCAACCTCTCGCTGCGCAACCTCGGTCTCGTGGAGCGCCAGCTCGGCGTCATCGAGGGGCTGGAGGACCGCGAGCAGGACCCGGAGCGGCTCGCCACCCTCTTCAAGCTCGACCACCTGGCCACGGTGATGCGCCGGCACAGCGAGAACCTGCTGGTCCTCGCCGGCCACGAGCACGGCCACGGCTCCACGGGACCCGTACCGCTGGTGGACGTGCTGCGCGCGGCGGTCAGTGAGATCGAGCGGTACGAGCGGGTCACCATCCAGTCCCTGCCGTCCCACTCCCAGGTCGCGGGCTTCGCCGCCGACGACCTCAGCCATCTCGTCGCCGAGCTGCTGGAGAACGCCACGTCGTTCTCGCCGCCCGACGCCGAGGTCCAGCTCTCCGGCTGGATGCTGGAGAGCGGCGAGGTGGTGCTCTCCGTCCAGGACCAGGGCATCGGCATGTCCGCCGAGCGGCTCGCGCACCTCAACGCGCGGCTCGCGGAGCCGGAGAGCCCCGAGGTGTACGAGAAGCTGCCGCGCGACGCCAGGACACAGGCGTACGGAGACGGTGCGGGCGGCGCCCCGCGCGGCGCCCTCGGCCCCGGCGCCGCGGAGGGCGAGGGGCTCGGGCTGCGTGTCGCCGCGCTGCTCGCCGCGCGCCACAGCGTGCGGGTCGAGCTGCGGGAGCACCAGCAGGGCGGGGTGGCGGCCGTCGTCGTGCTGCCGCCCGCGCTGCTCCCCACGGCCCCGCCGCCCGCCGTACCGCACCAGGCCCGGCCGGCCGGCGCGGCTCCCGTGATCAGCCTGCCGGGGTCGGCGGCGGAGGCCAACTCCAACGCGCTGCCCGGACGTCCGGACGTCGACCCGATGGTGGTCGCGGCGGAGGCCGCGATCCTCAAGGCGGAGGCGGAGGCCGCGCAGGCGGAGGCCGCGGTGGTCCTGCCCACACCTGCTGCCGCGCCCGCACCCACTTCCGCGCCCGAGCCCGACCGCCACGACCGTGCCGCCGACGGAGAGCCGGAGACCACCGGCACCGATCAGGACACCTTCGTGATGCGGCTGCCCGCCGAGCCGGTGGAGGCGGACGAGCCCGGCGAGCCCGCTCAAGAGGCGGACGAGCCCGGCGAGTCCCCGGCCGGGGAACGCATCACCGACAAGGGCCTTCCCAAGCGCACCCCCAGAATCGTCAAACCCACCGAGGCGCCCAGCGGTCGCACCGGCAGCGTCGACGCGGAGGCCCTGCGCCGCAGACTCGGCGGCTTCCACAAGGGCGCCATCGAAGGCCGCCGCGACGTCGAGGCCGAGCTGACCGAGCGCGATGAAGCCGACGTACGAGATGAAGCCGATGGAGCGGACGTACGCGAAGAAAGCGGCAGACGCGACGAACAGGACGGCCCCGATGATCGTGACCAGCGCTACCAGCGTGATCAGCGGGAAGACGACCAGCGGGAAGACACCGACCCCCCGGGCCGGACAGCACCCCCGCGGCGGTCGGAGCTAGACACCGGAGAGACGGGGGAAACAGTCGAGGAGGCACGCAGTTGA
- a CDS encoding protein phosphatase 2C domain-containing protein codes for MRIELTTAPGTPSRPNEDWTTVAVPAGGAGGVLVVLDGVTPPAGDDGCAHGVPWFTARLGGALAELSGSRLDMTLADALAASIRRTADAHRDTCDLSHVRTPQATVVMARWGADDVEYLVLSDSTLLLESPDGEVRAVLDDRLDRVPREVLRSVAATDALRNAEGGFFTAAADPAVAARAVTGRTPAARVRSLLAMTDGATRWVEVFGEGSWADCPALVRKHGARELVDRVRAAESADPDGVAFPRGKRGDDATVTYVEL; via the coding sequence ATGCGCATCGAACTCACCACCGCCCCCGGCACCCCCTCCCGCCCCAACGAGGACTGGACCACCGTGGCCGTCCCCGCAGGCGGTGCGGGCGGTGTCCTGGTGGTCCTGGACGGGGTGACCCCGCCGGCCGGTGACGACGGATGTGCGCACGGTGTGCCGTGGTTCACGGCGAGACTCGGCGGGGCGCTCGCGGAACTGTCCGGTTCACGACTGGATATGACCCTGGCCGATGCCCTGGCGGCGTCGATCCGGCGGACGGCGGACGCCCACCGTGACACCTGTGACCTTTCTCACGTGCGCACACCCCAGGCCACGGTCGTCATGGCGCGCTGGGGCGCGGACGACGTGGAGTATCTGGTGCTCTCCGACTCCACTCTGCTGCTGGAGTCCCCCGACGGAGAGGTACGGGCGGTCCTCGACGACCGGCTGGACCGCGTCCCGCGCGAGGTGCTGCGCTCGGTCGCCGCGACGGACGCGCTGCGCAACGCGGAGGGCGGCTTCTTCACCGCGGCGGCCGACCCGGCCGTCGCGGCGCGCGCCGTGACGGGCCGCACCCCGGCCGCGCGGGTCCGCTCCCTGCTGGCCATGACGGACGGCGCGACCCGCTGGGTGGAGGTCTTCGGGGAGGGGAGCTGGGCGGACTGCCCGGCGCTGGTACGGAAGCACGGCGCGCGGGAGCTGGTCGACCGGGTGCGGGCGGCGGAGTCGGCGGATCCGGACGGGGTGGCGTTCCCCCGGGGGAAGCGCGGGGACGACGCGACGGTGACGTACGTGGAGCTGTGA
- a CDS encoding MarR family winged helix-turn-helix transcriptional regulator: MTNDSGPNRGSGVDHEFLALERELAVFLRRARANSGEMAREVHPELEPAAYGLLVRLEESGSQRATELAAYFGVGKATMSRQLRALEELGLLVREPDPADGRASLVRITEEGRARFRRVRDARRERYVRKLADWDRDEIAELARLLRQLNVAAES, encoded by the coding sequence ATGACAAATGACTCCGGGCCGAACCGGGGGAGTGGTGTGGACCACGAATTCCTGGCTCTGGAACGGGAGCTGGCGGTCTTTCTGCGCCGCGCCCGCGCCAACTCCGGAGAGATGGCGCGCGAGGTCCATCCCGAGCTGGAGCCCGCGGCGTACGGACTCCTCGTACGGCTGGAGGAGAGCGGCTCCCAGCGGGCCACCGAGCTGGCCGCCTACTTCGGGGTCGGCAAGGCGACGATGAGCCGTCAGCTGCGCGCCCTGGAGGAGCTGGGGCTGCTGGTACGCGAGCCGGACCCCGCCGACGGCCGCGCCTCCCTCGTCCGCATCACCGAGGAGGGCCGGGCCCGCTTCCGCCGGGTCCGCGACGCGCGCCGCGAACGGTACGTGCGGAAGCTCGCCGACTGGGACCGCGACGAGATCGCCGAACTGGCCCGGCTGCTCCGCCAGCTCAACGTCGCCGCCGAGAGCTGA
- a CDS encoding lysozyme — MPAHRSGPSRRRPLVAAATALLATGALLLTHPGAASASDTPADTDPPVGTPAGLDPPTDALTDAPADPEPPAGTPADADPPTSTPVRGSAHMGMGVVEHDGVGGLPRSDRVAQTEGVDVSSHQGNVDWAALWNSGVKWSYNKATEGNYYKNPYFTQQYNGAYSVGMIRGAYHFGTPNDSSGANQANYFVDGGGGWSRDGRTLPGVLDIEWNPYGAQCYGKTQAQMVAWIRDFLTTYKSRTGRDAVIYTATSWWKTCTGDYAGFGDTNPLWIARYDTTVGELPAGWEFQTIWQYTSTGPIVGDHDRFNGAPDRVVALANG, encoded by the coding sequence ATGCCCGCGCACAGATCCGGACCGTCCCGCCGCCGCCCGCTCGTCGCGGCGGCCACCGCCCTCCTCGCCACCGGCGCGCTGCTGCTCACCCACCCGGGAGCCGCGAGCGCGTCCGACACGCCCGCCGACACCGACCCGCCCGTCGGCACCCCCGCCGGCCTCGACCCTCCGACCGACGCCCTGACCGACGCCCCCGCCGACCCGGAGCCCCCGGCCGGCACTCCCGCCGACGCCGACCCGCCGACCAGCACTCCCGTACGAGGCTCGGCCCATATGGGCATGGGCGTCGTCGAGCACGACGGCGTGGGCGGGCTGCCCCGCTCCGATCGCGTCGCCCAGACGGAGGGCGTGGACGTCTCCAGCCACCAGGGCAACGTCGACTGGGCGGCCCTGTGGAACAGCGGCGTGAAGTGGTCGTACAACAAGGCCACCGAGGGGAACTACTACAAGAACCCCTACTTCACGCAGCAGTACAACGGCGCCTACAGCGTCGGCATGATCCGGGGCGCCTACCACTTCGGCACCCCGAACGACTCCAGCGGCGCCAACCAGGCCAACTACTTCGTCGACGGCGGCGGTGGCTGGTCGCGCGACGGCAGGACCCTGCCGGGGGTGCTGGACATCGAGTGGAACCCGTACGGCGCGCAGTGCTACGGGAAGACGCAGGCCCAGATGGTGGCCTGGATCCGGGACTTCCTCACCACGTACAAGTCCCGTACCGGCCGTGACGCCGTGATCTACACGGCGACCAGCTGGTGGAAGACCTGCACCGGTGACTACGCGGGCTTCGGCGACACGAACCCGCTCTGGATCGCCCGCTACGACACGACCGTCGGCGAACTGCCGGCGGGCTGGGAGTTCCAGACGATCTGGCAGTACACGTCGACCGGCCCCATCGTCGGCGACCACGACCGGTTCAACGGCGCCCCGGACCGCGTCGTCGCACTGGCGAACGGCTGA